In Micromonas commoda chromosome 16, complete sequence, the genomic window tgTTGCTCTGCTCCGCGGGAgtcgccttggcgacgacgacggaggatcCGGGGGAagatcgcgcgcgactcgcgacgcgggaggcggcgacgccgcggctgatGCTCGGGGCGAtgttcgagcgcgcggagagcgcggatgcggcggacatcgtcggtcgcgctcgtcggcttgtgtcgaggcgcgcgagggggtgtgacgtcgcgcacgcgatcCGCCGAGCTGAGGTGGCAGCTCGCGATTCGTTCCCGAAGGCAAATCGAAGGGGAGATCGACCTCTGCTACCTTCGTAGACTACAAGACAGTTCTCTGATGTTCAACAACACTCACCGCTCTCGCCGCAGCGCCCCCTCCAGCGCCCGCTCTATCCCGcccccgtccaccgcgctgcACGCCTCGCATCCAATCACGCGCACCCCCACCGCGCCCATCTCGGCGCGCAGCTCACTCAGGTCCAGGGCGTCGCCcacctcccccgcggcgagtgcgccgtcgacgtcgcacTTGTTCGCGAGCACCAGCACGCTCGCGGTCGAGTCGgcgagccgcgagggcgccgccgagcggtCGAGGGTTCGATACCGTCCGGGGGCGTTCTCGTCCCCGGGCGGGACGAGTCCGCACAGGCGCCACagctcctccctcgcgaccGCCATGCGaaggtcgtccgcggagtCCACCACGAACACGACGCAGTCCACCGATTTGGCAACCGGTTTGGCACTCGTCGTTTTGGCAATTTGGTTTTTTGGCAATTTGGAATCATCAACCTCGGGGgtgaggagggcgtcgaggtgtCGGCGCCACGCAACGTGTCGAGCGtttccggcgacgaccccgccccccgggacgtccacgacgtcgagggaTACCCC contains:
- a CDS encoding predicted protein; translated protein: MGACASKAPEDHRADRALHLATRRKEGWGVSRGGEGTGRPAITASARADAPTTPPGVDEKMEEAGDSAPPVEEEEEEAPAPEPQTPRAPPPVPHLTLVFVGLDGAGKTAVIRALAANDGAGQRKSAASSVHPAEEGTLCAPPTTVAVTYHAGLTACGVSLDVVDVPGGGVVAGNARHVAWRRHLDALLTPEVDDSKLPKNQIAKTTSAKPVAKSVDCVVFVVDSADDLRMAVAREELWRLCGLVPPGDENAPGRYRTLDRSAAPSRLADSTASVLVLANKCDVDGALAAGEVGDALDLSELRAEMGAVGVRVIGCEACSAVDGGGIERALEGALRRER